In Syngnathus typhle isolate RoL2023-S1 ecotype Sweden linkage group LG14, RoL_Styp_1.0, whole genome shotgun sequence, one genomic interval encodes:
- the micos13 gene encoding MICOS complex subunit MIC13, with the protein MAAKIFPLIKLATKVTIAGGALYVAYDSGLLGTSEQGSEALGRARSAIPPALEEWMKYFGLQAQLPAVPKVEFSPVQAWNSGVRTSISALSEAPRKASEYSTRGLQYVKDLTK; encoded by the exons ATGGCGGCGAAGATTTTCCCTCTCATCAA ACTGGCCACGAAGGTGACTATCGCAGGAGGGGCTCTTTACGTCGCCTATGATTCCGGGCTCCTGGGCACCAGCGAGCAGGGCTCCGAAGCTTTGGGGCGGGCCCGATCGGCCATACCACCCGCTTTGGAGGAGTGGATGAAGTATTTTGGCTTGCAG GCTCAACTTCCAGCAGTACCCAAAGTTGAATTCTCTCCGGTCCAAGCTTGGAATTCTG GGGTGAGAACGTCCATTTCAGCTCTGTCGGAGGCGCCAAGAAAAGCAAGCGAATATTCCACTCGGGGCTTGCAATATGTTAAAGACCTAACCAAGTGA
- the hsd11b1la gene encoding hydroxysteroid 11-beta-dehydrogenase 1-like protein, producing MKTLTKVLLASVTVALIAIKWNAPTFNAESLRGARVLVTGASTGIGEQMAYHYASFGAQIVITARRENVLQQVAEKCLSMGAQKALYISADMSSDTDPVRVVDFALDRLGGLDHLVLNHIGSSPFSTWEGDVEHLRWLMKVNFFSYAQMAWKALPSLEQSKGSLIVVSSLLGKITIPFVAPYVSTKFALNGFFGTLVHELAMKSSNVSISTCTLGLIDTDSAMEKVKDVSHVSAYPASEAALNIIKTGATRQRELFYPWFTYIVTLFRDFFPGARDYLIQMSFN from the exons ATGAAAACGTTGACCAAAGTCCTTCTGGCAAGTGTTACTGTGGCTCTGATCGCCATCAAGTGGAACGCGCCCACGTTCAATGCAG AATCTCTCCGAGGTGCCAGGGTCTTGGTGACCGGGGCGAGCACTGGTATTGGCGAACAAATGGCCTATCACTACGCCAGTTTCGGCGCCCAGATCGTCATTACCGCAAGGAGGGAAAACGTCCTACAGCAG GTGGCGGAAAAGTGTCTGAGCATGGGAGCGCAGAAGGCCCTGTACATATCAGCGGACATGAGCAGTGACACTGACCCGGTGAGAGTGGTCGATTTTGCTCTGGACCGTCTCGGAGGTCTGGACCACCTGGTTCTCAACCACATTGGCTCAAGCCCCTTCAGCACGTGGGAGGGGGATGTGGAGCACCTCAGGTGGCTGATGAAG GTCAACTTCTTCAGTTACGCTCAGATGGCCTGGAAAGCTCTCCCCTCCCTCGAGCAAAGCAAAGGCTCACTCATCGTTGTTTCGTCGCTTTTAG GTAAAATTACAATTCCCTTTGTGGCTCCTTACGTGTCAACCAAGTTCGCCTTGAACGGTTTCTTTGGGACTCTTGTTCACGAGCTGGCCATGAAGAGCAGCAACGTATCGATCTCCACCTGCACGCTGGGCCTCATTGACACAGACTCAGCCATGGAGAAAGTCAA GGACGTCAGTCACGTATCCGCCTACCCAGCCAGTGAAGCGGCGTTGAACATCATCAAGACAGGAGCCACCAGACAGCGGGAGCTTTTCTACCCTTGGTTCACCTACATCGTGACTCTTTTTAGAGATTTCTTTCCCGGGGCCAGGGACTACCTGATACAGATGTCCTTCAACTAA
- the LOC133166567 gene encoding spindlin-1-like, whose translation MSKKRGRKRSSGELSDVGSPDPNCILGVRIQHNWREKGNQSKWKGTVLDRLSVNPSLFMVKYDGFDCVYGIELFKDERVSNLQVLSESVVNNRIKIPPGAEELVGKAVEHLFEKEDGEKNEWRGMVLSRAPIMTNWYYITYEKDPVLYMYQLWDDYADGDLRILPEAENKHLLPADRKPGEETESLVGKQVEYVTDKGVKRTGLVIYQVPAKPSVYYIKYDDDFHIHVYDLVKTT comes from the exons ATGTCAAAGAAAAGAGGCAG GAAGCGGAGCAGCGGTGAGCTGAGCGACGTCGGAAGCCCCGACCCCAACTGTATCCTAGGTGTTCGCATTCAGCACAACTGGCGTGAGAAGGGCAACCAGAGCAAATGGAAGGGCACCGTGCTGGACAGACTCAGCGTCAATCCATCGCTCTTCATGGTCAAGTACGACGGCTTTGATTGCGTCTACGGCATCGAGCTGTTCAAGGACGAGCGTGTGTCCAACCTGCAGGTCCTCTCCGAAAGTGTCG TAAACAACCGGATCAAGATACCCCCGGGGGCCGAAGAGTTGGTGGGCAAAGCCGTGGAGCATCTTTTTGAAAAGGAGGATGGCGAGAAGAACGAGTGGCGAGGGATGGTGCTCTCCAGAGCACCGATCATGACTAATTGGTATTACATCACCTATGAAAAGGACCCGGTTCTTTATATGTACCAACTATGGGACGACTACGCCGACGGGGACCTTAGGATTCTGCCCGAAGCGG AAAACAAGCACCTGTTGCCCGCCGACAGGAAGCCCGGGGAAGAGACTGAGAGTCTGGTGGGCAAACAGGTGGAGTACGTGACTGACAAAGGTGTGAAGAGGACCGGCCTGGTCATCTACCAAGTCCCCGCCAAGCCTTCCGTCTACTACATTAAATATGACGATGACTTTCACATCCACGTCTATGACCTGGTTAAAACCACCTAA
- the LOC133166566 gene encoding mast cell protease 3-like, translating into MRTIIGTRLRGKMRIPVSTMAIILLLFFILNGADGTHIVGGRDAPPHSRPYMASLQFQGQHICGGSLVREDFVLTAAHCRIRRTLTVVLGVDSLSGQESTKQVFTSIRDIPHPDYDGHANDIMLLQLNASATLTEAVQLIVPKKDRLERRNRCITAGWGDIGDNNTLPNTLQEVNVTVLPQRACRRRWGAVPIARTMVCGIGSRVFQGFCSGDSGGPLICDGEAAGVVSFSGRRCGNPRTPDVYTRVSSFTDWIANVLNSTSPNERRHHLRQLHIKQ; encoded by the exons ATGCGCACAATAATAGGAACGAGACTGAGAGGCAAGATGCGCATTCCAGTAAGTACCATGGCCATCATACTGCTGCTCTTCTTCATTCTAAATG gagctGATGGTACTCACATTGTCGGAGGCAGAGACGCTCCGCCGCACTCGCGTCCGTACATGGCCTCGCTGCAATTTCAGGGCCAGCACATCTGTGGAGGCTCGCTGGTCAGAGAAGACTTTGTCCTCACCGCAGCACATTGCAGGATACGCCG gaCACTCACGGTGGTGCTGGGGGTCGACTCCCTGAGCGGTCAGGAGTCCACCAAGCAGGTGTTCACCTCCATCAGAGACATCCCGCATCCTGACTACGACGGCCATGCAAATGACATCATGCTCCTGCAG CTCAACGCCAGTGCCACACTAACGGAGGCGGTGCAGCTGATTGTTCCCAAAAAAGATCGCCTGGAACGACGCAACAGGTGCATCACGGCCGGCTGGGGGGACATCGGCGATAACAACACCTTGCCCAACACTCTCCAGGAGGTCAACGTCACCGTCCTGCCGCAGCGCGCCTGTCGAAGACGATGGGGGGCCGTCCCCATCGCCAGGACCATGGTGTGCGGCATTGGGTCCCGCGTCTTTCAAGGGTTCTGTTCG GGTGATTCGGGTGGTCCGCTGATCTGCGACGGCGAGGCCGCGGGCGTGGTGTCGTTTTCCGGACGACGATGCGGGAACCCTCGGACCCCCGACGTCTACACGCGCGTCTCGTCCTTTACCGACTGGATAGCCAATGTTTTGAACAGCACTTCGCCAAATGAACGTCGACATCATCTTCGACAATTGCACATCAAGCAGTGA